A region from the Nostoc sp. HK-01 genome encodes:
- a CDS encoding ferritin Dps family protein yields MSDNKQTSRLYPTRIDIPAEARSQIVAILNQTLAATLDLKTQAKQAHWNVKGTDFYQLHELFDEIAGELEEYVDMVAERVTALGGYAFGTARLAASNSILPEYPLDILDGKNHVTALADRFAAYGKHIREAIAKTNDLGDADTADLYTEISRTIDKRLWFLEAHLQVAEIKAENGSVAAKTPATVR; encoded by the coding sequence ATGAGCGACAATAAGCAGACATCCCGCCTTTACCCTACTCGGATTGATATTCCAGCCGAAGCCCGTTCTCAAATCGTAGCCATTCTCAATCAAACATTAGCAGCTACTTTAGATTTGAAAACCCAGGCGAAGCAAGCCCACTGGAACGTTAAAGGTACTGACTTTTATCAGTTGCATGAATTGTTTGATGAGATTGCTGGCGAATTAGAAGAATACGTTGATATGGTTGCTGAACGTGTCACTGCTTTAGGTGGCTACGCTTTCGGAACCGCTAGACTCGCTGCTAGTAACTCCATCTTGCCAGAATATCCCCTCGATATATTAGATGGCAAAAACCATGTAACAGCATTAGCAGACCGTTTTGCAGCTTATGGTAAACATATCCGAGAAGCGATCGCTAAAACCAACGACTTAGGTGATGCTGATACTGCTGACCTTTACACCGAAATTTCTCGCACCATTGACAAACGACTTTGGTTCTTAGAAGCTCATCTACAAGTAGCTGAAATCAAAGCTGAGAATGGCTCAGTTGCTGCTAAAACACCCGCTACTGTGAGATAA